Proteins encoded within one genomic window of Besnoitia besnoiti strain Bb-Ger1 chromosome II, whole genome shotgun sequence:
- a CDS encoding pantothenate kinase (encoded by transcript BESB_039050): MIPSSASSTSSRASDDCPGRPPLSRTSLAPSGLAPLPSSASSQPSPTQAKSQRSSLSRATSLTHAPRVSRLRSTSGASVCEVGKMASFPPHSSVSAASAVASQPGAVKEGTGVSEGTGAGRAQSPATHLGVRQAQSGGCP, translated from the coding sequence ATGATCCCTTCGAGTGCGAGTTCGACTTCAAGCCGCGCGAGTGACGACTGCCCAGGTCGTCCACCGCTCTCCCGCAcctcgctggcgccttctggtctcgcgccgctgccctcctcggcttcttcgcagccgtCGCCAACGCAGGCGAAGTCTCAGcgctcctcgctgtcgcgtgCGACATCCCTCACCCATGCCCCACGCGTTTCCAGGCTTCGGTCCACGTCTGGTGCGAGTGTCTGCGAAGTCGGTAAAATGGCATCATTTCCTCCACACTCCTCCGTAAGCGCGGCTTCAGCCGTGGCCAGTCAGCCTGGTGCAGTGAAGGAGGGGACAGGAGTCTCGGAAGGGACTGGCGCGGGAAGGGCTCAGAGCCCAGCGACGCATCTGGGCGTCCGACAGGCGCAAAGCGGGGGTTGCCCCTAG